ATTCGAACCGCCGACCCTCTGCTTGTAAGGCAGATGCTCTAAACCAGCTGAGCTAAGCGCCCTTACGTTACGTAAAGCTTAATAGTGGGCGTTGACGGATTCGAACCGCCGACCCTCTGCTTGTAAGGCAGATGCTCTAAACCAGCTGAGCTAAACGCCCTTACGTTTCGTAAGCGGGTGCAAAGGTACGAACTTTATTTGATTCCACCAAATTTTTTCGCAACTTTTTTCATTTTTTTCTTCAAAAAACTTCATTTTCCCATAAAAAGTAAAGCTTTTTACCCTTTTACCTTTTTACCCTTTTCCCGTTTCTCATTTCTCATTTCTCATTAAAAAAAAAGAGGATGTGTCATAAAAAGTATGACACACCCTCTTTTTTAATATATATCTAATATAGATTACTCTGCAATCTGAACAGTAGCACGACGGTTGAATGAGATTGGAGAAAGCTCATCTACACCACCATTAGCCTGAGTTGTGATATTACTTCTCTCTACACCCATCTTAACGAGCTCTGAAGCAACTGCCTCTGCACGACCCTCAGAAAGCTTCTGGTTGATAGCAGGAGTACCTGTTGCGCTATCAGCATAACCGTTGACGAGCAACTTAGAACCATTCTCCTTAGCGTACTTAGCAAGAGCCTGTACGTTAACCAAATCCTGCTGAGAAGCAATGTTAGTCTTATTGATGTTGAAGAATACAGAAACTGGAGTATTAACAAACTCCTTAACAGATGCAGGAGTCTCTACTGGCTTCTGGTTAGCAAGTTTCTCCTTCAAACGTTCATTCTCTGCATTAGCATCGTTCAACTTAGCATTGAGTGCATCAAGCTCTGACTGATGGAGAGCATTGATAGCATCTACGTCTGGAGTCTTCTTCCAAGTTGACTTGCCAAGATTGAACTGCAAGCCTACCTCTGCATAGAGGTTGTTGTCATGAGAATCCCAACCGCGGCGTCCGCGCTCGACACCACCATCAATATCGTGCTCGATACGGTTCCAACCAGCCTCAAGATATACATTGAGTTTCTCAGCTACCTTCCAAGAAGACTGAACACCTGCACAGAGGTCCATTGAATACAAGTTGTGAGTCATTGTACGACCAATACCACCACCGACGAAAGGAATTACATTCCAAACACGGTTCTCATTGTAACCGTAAAGCAAATTGCTGACGTTGAACAAGACGTGCTCGTTCAAAAGCCAATACTTATTGAACTTGCCCTGCTCGCCTGTTGCCATATCATAAACCTGCTTACCCCAGATACCCTGCAACTTGGTACGCAAACCGATACCAGGAGTAAACCACTTACCGATAGCTACAGAAACACCAGGATTAGAACGGAACTTCTTGAAAGGACTTGTTGCGAAATTCTGACCATGCTCCTCGTTTGAATACCAAGCATTCCAATTAATACCAGCCTGAACAAACCAATTGCTCCAGAAAGAGTTTGTAGAAACACTATACTTTTCTGTAGGAGTTGCATCCTGAGCAAATCCACTCAATGAAAGACCAGCAAATGCCAGTACAGCTATTAACTTTTTCATAACTTTAATATTTAACAATCAATATATAATTCATTAAAACGAAATCACCTTTTATATTTTGGGGGCAAAATTACTACTTATTTTTTTATTTTTCCCTTTTTTCATAAAAAAAATGCACTTTTTTTTAAAAAAAGTTGTCTTTTTTCCATTTTTACCCCCATTTTAACCTAAAAGATGCTCAATTTCCTGCTGTTTGAGAATACAAAGCACATTTTTACCATCGGGAGTATAGTTGACGTTGCTACACGCAAACAGGTCATTGACAAGGGTTTCCATCTCTTCATTGCTCAATACCTGTCCTTGCGGAATGGCAGCATTCCGTGCCAACGTCAGAGCCAACGACTGATGTACCTCATCTAAGGCCTTCACC
This is a stretch of genomic DNA from Segatella hominis. It encodes these proteins:
- a CDS encoding OmpA family protein, yielding MKKLIAVLAFAGLSLSGFAQDATPTEKYSVSTNSFWSNWFVQAGINWNAWYSNEEHGQNFATSPFKKFRSNPGVSVAIGKWFTPGIGLRTKLQGIWGKQVYDMATGEQGKFNKYWLLNEHVLFNVSNLLYGYNENRVWNVIPFVGGGIGRTMTHNLYSMDLCAGVQSSWKVAEKLNVYLEAGWNRIEHDIDGGVERGRRGWDSHDNNLYAEVGLQFNLGKSTWKKTPDVDAINALHQSELDALNAKLNDANAENERLKEKLANQKPVETPASVKEFVNTPVSVFFNINKTNIASQQDLVNVQALAKYAKENGSKLLVNGYADSATGTPAINQKLSEGRAEAVASELVKMGVERSNITTQANGGVDELSPISFNRRATVQIAE